The stretch of DNA AGATGAGGCTACAACTCAGTATATAagtcctgaaaaacacaatctaaaaatacagtaataatCCCTCAATTACTGTAATAACGCTCTCATGTCAGtcgctctttctctcactcacataAAGTGCTCTGGCAAATGACATCAGATGTTTATAAATCAAGTGAGTACGTGAAATGATGCAGGGTCGTCCTGGGCATTTGTGTACATTGTCAGATGGGTTATTCACAAAATATCAACTGGTGGCTTCCAGCCCATTAACAAAATGCTGGTGCTGTTGATAGTAGATCTCAGACTTAGAGGTTAATCCTCTTCACCAGCTTTCATTCAGTAACTCCTGATAGGACGCCATGTTTCACAGGAACATCACAGGAAAGGGCAGTAAGATGGATCTCACTATTCCCAGGATGTCTCAGTGGTTGTTACCAGTGACACCTCTATCTTTTCCTTTAGGCTGCGATCTGATAATGTTTCATTGACTATCTCTTACCTACCCGTGTGACTATTTGCTCCTGGAAGATGTTGCTTGAATCATTTTGAAATGGTTTTAACTATTCGTTGACTCTTTCGGTTCCAAAAGTAAAAAGTGTTCAAGTGTGTAATTTAAGTCATGTAAATCAAAACGATCCTCCCTAAATAATACCTCTTATGAATTTTAGTAGTTTCAGTAGATTGGATTTGGcaaattttatgttttcctgtaaTCTAAttggtctgtttttaattgGATTAAATCATTTGTAGATGATACTCATATTGCTTGCCAgaattgtatttgtatttgtccGCCACACTCAACATTTTCTTCCACTGATTAtagtaaaaacaacaagcagGCAGCACAACTAAGTGATATACATTCAAAATGCTGagcatacatttttaataataattaaaaaaaaaaaaaaaactaattcgGAAACCTACTTAAAACTTAAAGCTAGTTAATACATAACTTAAATTTCTAATTTCTATTGCCAATTAAATATGTTAGATAGTCTAAGTAGTTTTTACTGGATTAATCATCATTTAAGTCTAAATGTCACTTTTTCCCCAAACATTTGAAACTCATCAAATTTAAGCTGTGACACCAGTGGTCTCATCCAGAGTTTGTGATCAAATGTTTCCAAAGAGCATATACATTGGTCTACTTCCTATATTCTCTGTATAATCAGTTTATTCCCGGTGGACTATTTAATAAGCTTTTGGTGTAAATATTGGCCCATTCCCTGTCTGCGTGCACATGAATGACATCAGTAACGACCAGCAGACCCTGATAAACATCCCTGCCCCACTGgtgaccccccacccccaccgcTCCCCTCTTTATATAAACAGCAGGGGAACtccatcagagcagcagagacactcAGCTGGACATGTCACCTCAGGGAGACACGGGCCGGACATGTCCCTGGAACAATGTCCATCCACCGGTCAGAACTGACACCCGGTGCGGTGATTTCTGTAACGCACTGATGGGGACGCTCAGACTCTCCTCAACTTGTTGATCCTCTCAGAGAAACTGAAATCCTCCATCATGGTCATCAGCAGCCACAAGAAGGTGTGAAGGCGGACTtggtatttgtttgtgtgcgttttatTTTGGTGTGCCCCCCTTGCTGAACGTTTGGATCACTCTGTGCCGGCACCATGCTGTCCAGCGTGCGGCGGCACAGCCTCCGGCTGCAGACCGAGCTCCACCGCTGGAGCATCTGCGACCCGGGCAGCCACCTGCTCCCGGACCGCCTGCTGGCCCGGGTCCCCGCCTGCATCTCCCGCTCCaagtcctgcagcagctccgCCGGGGAGTCGGACGGCAGCCGCGGGAGCTGGTCCTCCTCAGACTCGGTCATCTCCGCCGACTCTGCCGGGGAGGCGGCGGAACCCGGCAGCCCGTACCGGGTGGTGCTGCTGGGGGCCAGCGGGGTCGGGAAGACGGCTTTCGCCAGCATCTTCGCCGGGGCAGCAGACAGCATGGACAGCGATGACTGCGAGCTGTGTGGAGGTGAGAAAAGATCTTCACTGTGATCAAACATCGACAGAGAGCtctttaatgtttgttttacaaacaCTAGAGAAAGTGTCTCAGATCATTATCATTGTTAAACCTGATCTGATAATGAGTGGTGAGAAGTGTGATTATGGCCAACACGTTGCTGCCGACAGCGAGGTGATGttgtttgttgcattttcagatgaaatgtgtgaaaacatGATTGAAGTGGACGGAGAGCCCGCCTCTGTCACTCTGCTGGACACCTGGGACGCAGAGGTGAGACTAAGCACAGGTTGCCTTGCCTTAATGGGACCAGAGGGGGGGACTGCTCTGAACCCCAGCACACATACCACCCTGCACATCTTTCtctagctctgtgtgtgtgtttgtgtttcagtatgACAGTGAATGGCCTCAGGAGTGCTACATGCAGACAGGTGATGCCTTCCTGTTGCTGTACTCTATAACTGATCGGGCCTCGTTCTTGCGGGCCTCGGAGCTCCGTATAACCCTCCGCCGTTTCCGTCCTGCTCAACACACACCAATCATCCTGGTGGGGAATAAGTGTGATCTGGTGCGACGCAGAGAGGTGTCAGTCAGCGGTGAGGACAAATAATCCCTTTGTGTTTGGGTGTGATGAACATCAGCCATTCTGACTTTTCTTCTATATGCAAGCGCTGATCTTTGACTTTCGTCCTCAGAGGGCCGCgcctgtgctgctgtgtttgactGCAAGTTTATCGAGACCTCTGCTGCCATGGAGCATAACGTCTGGGAGGCCTTCCATGGCATAGTGCGACAGCTACGTCTGCGCCGAGACTCCAAGGAGGCCAACAAACGTCGCAAGTACACAAATAGTAACAGGCGTCGCGAGAGCCTCCCTATGAAGGCCAAACGTTTC from Echeneis naucrates chromosome 6, fEcheNa1.1, whole genome shotgun sequence encodes:
- the gem gene encoding GTP-binding protein GEM; the encoded protein is MLSSVRRHSLRLQTELHRWSICDPGSHLLPDRLLARVPACISRSKSCSSSAGESDGSRGSWSSSDSVISADSAGEAAEPGSPYRVVLLGASGVGKTAFASIFAGAADSMDSDDCELCGDEMCENMIEVDGEPASVTLLDTWDAEYDSEWPQECYMQTGDAFLLLYSITDRASFLRASELRITLRRFRPAQHTPIILVGNKCDLVRRREVSVSEGRACAAVFDCKFIETSAAMEHNVWEAFHGIVRQLRLRRDSKEANKRRKYTNSNRRRESLPMKAKRFLDKVVAKNNPSVAFWLKSKSCHDLSVL